GTTACCTAAAAAATCACATTACACAAAAAAAGCAAATACAACTAACAAGGACTATCCTAACAAAAACGCTATAATCACCGTTATTTTAAAGAATACTTCTTAATCTTATCGGAAAGTGTGCTTTTAGGTATTTTCAATGCTTCCGCTGTTTTAGTTAAACTTCCGCCTTGACGGCTTATTTCAAGAATAATTAAGCTTCTCTCAAAATGCTCTACCATATGAATGAGAGATGTAGCGTTATTGCCCAGCACCATGCTATTTTCGTCCCTGATGCCAAGAACAAACCGCTCTGCATAATTTCGCAGCTCACGAATATTTCCAGGCCACTGACCAGCCATTAGCTCATGGAGCAATGCGGCCTTAATTTCAGGTGCTGGTCGACCAAAACATGTTGATGCTTGAGTAACAAAAAGATCGAAAAGTAGTGGGATATCCTCAATACGCTCTCGTAATGCTGGTAAATTGAGGTTGATAACGCTGAGTCGAAAATGAAGGTCGGGGCGAAAAAGATTATTTTTGCTAAGTTCGACTAAGTTAGTTTTGCTTGCACTTATAATACGAATATCGACGGGGATAGTTTTATTTGATCCTAGTCTCTCAAAACGTCGCTCCTGTAAAACTCGTAAAAACTTAACCTGCATACTGAAAGGCATGCTCTCCACTTCATCAAGAAACAACGTCCCTTGATCTGCGTATTCTAGCTTTCCAATCCGCCTCTCCGTTGCACCAAGAAAGGCACCTGACTCATGGCCAAAAATCTCACTATCAAACAATGATTCAGGTAGTCCACCACAATTAAGTGCGACGAAAGGGCCTGACCTCCCACTAAGATCGTGGATACAACGCGCGGCAAGCTCCTTACCAGATCCTGTTTCACCATAAATCAAAATATTTGTTGGCGTCATGGCAATATCTTTAATCGTCTCTCGAACCTCAGATATAGCCGATGA
This is a stretch of genomic DNA from Hafnia alvei. It encodes these proteins:
- a CDS encoding sigma-54 dependent transcriptional regulator, coding for MTDIDVLVIEDDKDIQLACVQALKLDNKRAIGVGSVEEARFLLPALKQHGIIVTDMKLPGMSGFEFQKEFNATAPEVPIIIITGHGDVETAVEAMHNGAYDFLQKPFSPRQLLNIVHRALDKRRLIHENYQLRRKLADASALETRLIGNSSAISEVRETIKDIAMTPTNILIYGETGSGKELAARCIHDLSGRSGPFVALNCGGLPESLFDSEIFGHESGAFLGATERRIGKLEYADQGTLFLDEVESMPFSMQVKFLRVLQERRFERLGSNKTIPVDIRIISASKTNLVELSKNNLFRPDLHFRLSVINLNLPALRERIEDIPLLFDLFVTQASTCFGRPAPEIKAALLHELMAGQWPGNIRELRNYAERFVLGIRDENSMVLGNNATSLIHMVEHFERSLIILEISRQGGSLTKTAEALKIPKSTLSDKIKKYSLK